The following coding sequences lie in one Lysobacter capsici genomic window:
- the gcvA gene encoding transcriptional regulator GcvA, translating into MSGRRLPPLGTLRAFEAAARLRSFKRAAEELSVTPTAISHQIRALEAQLGLRLFERETRRVRPTAEAERLYPVLRDGFDAFAQAIAELTARPRRQALTISATLSFTAKWLVPRVASFHAAYPDLDLRLHASDDAVDLHGGVADAAIRYGRGPYPGLVAEALIDNRFAPVCSPRLDLRGPDDLRRHTLLHSEWRHPTQDSPTWRGWCLQAGLDGLDVDAGLRFTDESHAIQSAIAGHGVALLSLTLVADDLAAGTLVQPFGPALQGHPHWFVHADANPSPQVRALRDWLRAQVALGDSV; encoded by the coding sequence ATGAGCGGACGCCGCCTGCCCCCGCTAGGCACCCTGCGCGCCTTCGAGGCCGCGGCCCGGCTGCGCAGCTTCAAGCGCGCCGCCGAGGAGTTGTCGGTCACCCCGACCGCGATCAGCCACCAGATCCGCGCGCTGGAAGCGCAGCTCGGCCTGCGCCTGTTCGAACGCGAGACCCGGCGGGTACGGCCGACCGCCGAGGCCGAGCGGCTGTACCCGGTGCTGCGCGACGGCTTCGACGCCTTCGCGCAGGCCATCGCCGAACTGACCGCGCGCCCGCGGCGGCAGGCGCTGACGATCTCGGCGACCTTGTCGTTCACCGCGAAATGGCTGGTGCCGCGGGTGGCCTCGTTCCACGCCGCGTATCCGGACCTGGACCTGCGCCTGCACGCCTCCGACGATGCGGTTGACCTGCACGGCGGCGTCGCCGACGCGGCGATCCGCTACGGCCGCGGCCCGTATCCGGGCCTGGTCGCCGAAGCCTTGATCGACAACCGCTTCGCGCCGGTGTGCAGCCCGCGACTGGACCTGCGCGGCCCCGACGATCTGCGCCGGCATACCCTGCTGCATTCGGAGTGGCGGCACCCGACCCAGGATTCGCCGACCTGGCGCGGCTGGTGCCTGCAGGCCGGGCTGGACGGGCTCGATGTCGACGCCGGGCTGCGCTTCACCGACGAAAGCCACGCGATCCAGTCGGCGATCGCCGGCCACGGCGTGGCCTTGCTGAGCCTGACCCTGGTCGCCGATGACCTTGCCGCGGGCACGCTGGTGCAGCCGTTCGGGCCGGCGTTGCAGGGGCACCCGCACTGGTTCGTGCATGCCGATGCGAATCCCAGCCCGCAGGTGCGGGCCTTGCGCGATTGGTTGCGGGCGCAGGTGGCGCTGGGGGATTCGGTTTGA
- a CDS encoding patatin-like phospholipase family protein, protein MKSTDVELERLRIRREALRAELAADTTRATEREGRALCLSGGGYRAALFHLGSLLRLHETGLLAGTTLFSSVSGGSIVSAWLACRYLDTRTSSDESFAAWSDRIDFRAIVVEPFRAVAARDLRTWPVLATLAHNWLAPSHRIALLERGYICALGERTLDDLPDAPAFVFCATDLTFGVNWEFSRRRVGDYLAGYLRDGARRTRLSAAVAASSSFPPVFGPVRFEAAPGDYQRGNYQGDDAPLLRSRIELSDGGVYDNLATEPSLRRYREVLVSDAGGPFVFETKRWWLQKLMRYTQVMSNQAEALRKRLFFGQAGSGAMIGVYWGLTGDRDEGADGYSPALVRDVIGQIRTDLDRFLDPEFEVLVNHGYFACVDALWRQQDWVSPTTPAAAWPYPQRSNESQVRRWLRFSHRRVLHRRWWGAS, encoded by the coding sequence ATGAAAAGCACCGATGTCGAACTCGAACGCCTGCGCATCCGCCGCGAGGCGCTGCGCGCCGAACTGGCCGCCGACACCACCCGCGCGACCGAACGCGAAGGCCGCGCGCTGTGCCTGTCCGGCGGCGGCTACCGCGCCGCGCTGTTCCACCTGGGCTCGCTGCTGCGGCTGCACGAAACCGGCCTGCTCGCCGGCACCACGTTATTCAGCTCGGTGTCCGGCGGCAGCATCGTCTCGGCCTGGCTGGCCTGCCGTTACCTCGACACGCGCACCTCCAGCGACGAATCCTTCGCCGCCTGGAGCGATCGCATCGATTTCCGCGCGATCGTGGTCGAGCCGTTCCGCGCGGTGGCCGCGCGCGACCTGCGCACCTGGCCGGTGCTCGCCACCCTCGCCCACAACTGGCTCGCGCCCTCGCACCGCATCGCCCTGCTCGAACGCGGCTACATCTGTGCGCTCGGCGAACGCACGCTCGACGATCTGCCCGACGCGCCGGCGTTCGTGTTCTGCGCCACCGACCTGACCTTCGGGGTGAACTGGGAATTCTCGCGCCGCCGGGTCGGCGACTACCTCGCCGGCTACCTGCGCGACGGTGCGCGGCGCACGCGCCTGAGCGCCGCGGTCGCCGCGTCCTCGTCGTTCCCGCCGGTGTTCGGCCCGGTACGCTTCGAAGCCGCGCCCGGCGACTATCAGCGCGGCAATTACCAAGGCGACGATGCGCCGCTGCTGCGCTCGCGCATCGAACTCAGCGACGGCGGCGTGTATGACAACCTCGCCACCGAGCCGAGCCTGCGTCGTTATCGCGAAGTGCTGGTGTCCGACGCGGGCGGCCCGTTCGTGTTCGAAACCAAGCGCTGGTGGCTGCAAAAGCTGATGCGCTACACCCAGGTGATGAGCAACCAGGCCGAAGCGCTGCGCAAGCGGCTGTTCTTCGGCCAGGCCGGAAGCGGCGCGATGATCGGCGTGTATTGGGGCCTGACCGGCGACCGCGACGAAGGCGCCGACGGTTACAGCCCGGCGCTGGTGCGCGATGTGATCGGGCAGATCCGCACCGATCTGGATCGCTTCCTCGACCCGGAGTTCGAGGTGCTGGTCAACCACGGCTATTTCGCCTGTGTCGACGCGTTGTGGCGGCAACAGGACTGGGTCTCGCCGACCACGCCGGCCGCGGCGTGGCCGTATCCGCAGCGATCCAACGAAAGTCAGGTGCGGCGCTGGCTGCGTTTCAGCCATCGGCGCGTGCTGCATCGGCGCTGGTGGGGCGCGAGTTGA
- a CDS encoding phosphoethanolamine transferase, with the protein MNVMARPQVRWPAWLSYRPELGVDLLVLLASVYFAVFANNAFWRAVSATGVLSSAHGVWVAVCVFVAVVAITFLLLGVLLNRWTAKPLLTVLLLVTAGAAYFMSNYGVYMDTGMIRNVLQSDTKESRELITGGMLVSVLLYGLLPAVLLWRVRLKTRALGRAVLIRVGLLLASLVIAGLALLGSYQDISALLRNHKEIRHLVTPANYLVSLARVALDDSASRVRGRTPIGTDARVAARPAGSKPRLLVIVVGETVRAQNWGLNGYARQTTPELARIGPINFPDMTACGSSTEVSVPCMFSPYGRENYDKDRIQGSESLLNVLEYAGIQTLWRDNQTGCKNVCKGLAFESFEHGTDPKFCTAEGCFDEVMLQGLRERIDAKPGDAVVILHQLGNHGPSYYLRYPPRLRRYTPTCETSELGQCSQEQIVNAYDNAVLATDEFLARTIRYLAQDNSRDTAMIYLSDHGESLGENGLYLHGVPYAIAPKTQTRVPMAIWFSPGFSAARGLDLQCLRNEAAKPASQDNLFHSVLGLMQVNTRVYEKRKDLFAPCQRGAVAQG; encoded by the coding sequence ATGAACGTCATGGCACGCCCCCAGGTGCGTTGGCCGGCCTGGCTGTCGTATCGGCCCGAACTCGGCGTCGACTTGCTGGTATTGCTGGCCAGCGTGTACTTCGCGGTGTTCGCCAACAACGCGTTCTGGCGCGCGGTCTCGGCGACCGGCGTATTGAGCAGCGCGCACGGCGTCTGGGTCGCGGTCTGCGTGTTCGTGGCGGTGGTGGCGATCACCTTCCTGCTGCTGGGCGTGTTGCTCAATCGATGGACCGCGAAGCCGCTGCTGACGGTGTTGCTGCTGGTCACCGCGGGCGCCGCCTATTTCATGAGCAATTACGGCGTCTACATGGACACCGGCATGATCCGCAACGTGCTGCAGTCCGACACCAAGGAATCGCGCGAGCTGATCACCGGCGGCATGCTGGTGTCGGTGCTGCTGTACGGCCTGCTGCCGGCGGTGCTGCTGTGGCGGGTCAGGCTGAAGACGCGCGCCCTGGGCCGCGCGGTGCTGATCCGCGTGGGCCTGCTGCTCGCCTCGCTGGTGATCGCCGGGCTGGCCCTGCTGGGTTCGTATCAGGACATCTCGGCACTGCTGCGCAACCACAAGGAAATCCGTCATCTGGTCACGCCGGCCAATTACCTGGTCTCGCTGGCCCGGGTCGCGCTGGACGATTCGGCCTCGCGCGTGCGCGGACGCACGCCGATCGGCACCGATGCGCGCGTCGCCGCGCGGCCGGCGGGCAGCAAGCCGCGCCTGCTGGTGATCGTGGTCGGCGAAACCGTGCGCGCGCAGAACTGGGGCTTGAACGGCTATGCGCGCCAGACCACGCCGGAACTGGCGCGGATCGGTCCGATCAATTTCCCCGACATGACCGCGTGCGGCAGTAGCACCGAGGTGTCGGTGCCGTGCATGTTCTCGCCGTACGGCCGCGAGAACTACGACAAGGACCGCATCCAGGGTTCGGAATCGCTGCTCAACGTGCTTGAGTACGCCGGCATCCAGACCTTGTGGCGCGACAACCAGACCGGCTGCAAGAACGTGTGCAAGGGCCTGGCGTTCGAATCGTTCGAACACGGCACCGATCCGAAGTTCTGCACCGCCGAGGGTTGCTTCGACGAAGTCATGCTGCAGGGCCTGCGCGAGCGCATCGACGCCAAGCCCGGCGACGCGGTGGTGATCCTGCATCAGCTCGGCAACCATGGCCCGAGCTATTACCTGCGTTATCCGCCGCGCCTGCGCCGCTACACCCCGACCTGCGAGACCAGCGAACTGGGGCAGTGCAGCCAGGAACAGATCGTCAACGCCTACGACAACGCGGTGCTGGCCACCGACGAATTCCTCGCCCGCACGATCCGTTATCTGGCCCAGGACAACTCGCGCGACACCGCGATGATCTATCTGTCCGATCACGGCGAATCGCTGGGCGAGAACGGCCTGTACCTGCACGGCGTGCCGTACGCGATCGCGCCCAAGACCCAGACCCGGGTGCCGATGGCGATATGGTTCTCGCCGGGCTTCAGCGCCGCGCGCGGGTTGGATCTGCAGTGTCTGCGCAACGAAGCGGCCAAGCCGGCGAGCCAGGACAACCTGTTCCACTCGGTGCTGGGCCTGATGCAGGTCAATACCCGGGTGTATGAGAAGCGCAAGGATCTGTTTGCGCCGTGCCAGCGCGGCGCGGTGGCGCAAGGGTGA
- a CDS encoding DUF3037 domain-containing protein: MPVRSSYDYAVIRVVPRVEREEFVNVGVLVSCPQATLLVAGIELDPQRLLALDPHVDIDAVRLHLQAIEKICEGGVDSGPIGQLPPRARFHWLTAKRSSIIQLSPVHTGRCLQADAIVEHLLERMVRVAKPRD, translated from the coding sequence ATGCCCGTTCGCTCCAGCTATGACTATGCAGTGATCCGCGTGGTGCCGCGGGTCGAGCGCGAGGAATTCGTCAACGTCGGCGTGCTGGTCTCGTGTCCGCAGGCCACGTTGCTGGTCGCCGGCATCGAGCTCGATCCACAGCGGTTGCTCGCGCTCGATCCCCATGTCGACATCGACGCGGTGCGCCTGCACTTGCAGGCGATCGAGAAGATCTGCGAAGGCGGCGTTGATTCCGGTCCAATCGGCCAGTTGCCGCCGCGCGCGCGCTTCCATTGGCTGACCGCCAAGCGCAGCTCGATCATCCAGCTTTCGCCGGTGCATACCGGACGCTGCCTGCAGGCCGATGCGATCGTCGAGCATCTGCTGGAACGGATGGTGCGGGTGGCCAAGCCGCGCGATTGA
- a CDS encoding sensor histidine kinase has protein sequence MTTPADSTASTATADTPSARNPRSSLRNRILFGLFGYTALLSIAVVVQGVIVNEHAEHLVWTSLMDTELDHFIERSRLDPDYRWTDTSALNLYDDATRPPPPELRALGPGVHDEIVVNGNEHVALVRDVDGRRLTLALDIDDMEHREFDLALTIAGSAITTLLLLCAVIGWGVHRLVRPLSNMAKRIGTLQPDRAGQRIEVPESASSELVVIADAVNDYVERHDRFVARERAFIDSASHELRTPIAVIAGSTEIALDQPDLSPATRNQLGRIHRTARDVEQLISLLLVLAKDPKRLTANSDRFSLDQLLPEIIEDHRHLTRDKDLTVVLAPMSHCEIVAPLPIVQAAIGNLLRNAIENSDRGEIFIRLEPEATVVIEDPGHGMTPEEISALYTRVARGGREGGGIGLDLISRLCEHLGWRLRFDKAERGTRTTLVLRGSQ, from the coding sequence ATGACGACGCCGGCTGATTCCACCGCGAGCACCGCAACCGCCGACACGCCCAGCGCGCGCAACCCGCGCTCGAGCCTGCGCAACCGCATCCTGTTCGGCCTGTTCGGCTACACCGCGCTGCTGTCGATCGCGGTGGTCGTGCAGGGCGTGATCGTCAACGAACACGCCGAGCACCTGGTGTGGACCTCGTTGATGGACACCGAGCTCGACCATTTCATCGAGCGCAGCCGCCTGGATCCGGATTACCGCTGGACCGACACCTCGGCCTTGAACCTGTACGACGACGCCACCCGCCCGCCGCCGCCGGAACTGCGCGCGCTCGGCCCGGGCGTCCACGACGAGATCGTGGTCAACGGCAACGAGCACGTCGCCCTGGTGCGCGATGTCGACGGCCGCCGGCTGACCCTGGCGCTCGACATCGACGACATGGAGCACCGCGAGTTCGATCTCGCCCTGACCATCGCCGGCTCGGCGATCACCACCTTGCTGCTGCTGTGCGCGGTGATCGGCTGGGGCGTGCATCGGCTGGTGCGGCCGCTGAGCAACATGGCCAAGCGCATCGGCACCTTGCAGCCCGACCGCGCCGGCCAGCGCATCGAGGTGCCGGAGTCGGCGAGTTCGGAACTGGTCGTGATCGCCGACGCGGTCAACGATTACGTCGAGCGCCACGACCGCTTCGTCGCGCGCGAACGCGCCTTCATCGACAGCGCCAGCCACGAACTGCGCACGCCGATCGCGGTGATCGCCGGCTCGACCGAAATCGCGCTCGACCAGCCCGACCTGTCGCCGGCCACGCGCAATCAGCTCGGCCGCATCCACCGCACCGCGCGCGATGTCGAGCAGCTGATTTCGCTGCTGTTGGTGCTGGCCAAGGACCCCAAGCGGCTGACCGCGAACAGCGACCGGTTTTCGCTGGATCAGCTGCTGCCGGAAATCATCGAGGACCATCGCCACCTGACCCGCGACAAGGACCTGACCGTGGTGCTGGCGCCGATGAGCCATTGCGAAATCGTCGCGCCGCTGCCGATCGTGCAGGCCGCGATCGGCAACCTGCTGCGCAACGCGATCGAGAACAGCGACCGCGGCGAGATTTTCATACGCCTGGAACCGGAAGCCACCGTGGTGATCGAAGACCCGGGCCATGGCATGACCCCGGAAGAAATCAGCGCGCTCTACACCCGGGTCGCGCGCGGCGGCCGCGAAGGCGGCGGCATCGGCCTGGACCTGATCTCGCGCCTGTGCGAGCACCTGGGCTGGCGTCTGCGCTTCGACAAGGCCGAGCGCGGGACGCGGACTACCCTGGTGCTGCGCGGCAGCCAGTGA
- a CDS encoding response regulator transcription factor, giving the protein MRLLVVEDNRSLVANLFDYFEARGYTLDAAPDGPTGLHLAVTQRYDAIVLDWMLPRLDGREVLRSLREEAGSDVPVLMLTARDELPDKIAGFRAGADDYLTKPFALPELEVRLEALAARAAGRGRSRVLQVADLKLDLTTLEVSRGGRALHLYPACRKLLEVLLQSSPGAVTRERLEHALWGDSPPDGDMLRSHIYELRRAVDGPYPIKLIQTLPRVGYRLAIPPAADHASDDDAG; this is encoded by the coding sequence ATGCGCCTGTTGGTGGTGGAAGACAACCGCAGCCTGGTGGCCAATCTCTTCGATTATTTCGAAGCGCGCGGTTACACCCTCGACGCCGCGCCCGACGGCCCGACCGGCCTGCACCTGGCGGTGACCCAGCGCTACGACGCGATCGTGCTGGACTGGATGCTGCCGCGCCTGGACGGGCGCGAAGTGCTGCGCAGCCTGCGCGAGGAAGCCGGCTCCGACGTCCCGGTGTTGATGCTGACCGCGCGCGACGAACTGCCCGACAAGATCGCCGGCTTCCGCGCCGGCGCCGACGACTACCTGACCAAGCCCTTCGCCCTGCCCGAGCTGGAAGTGCGGCTGGAAGCGCTGGCCGCGCGCGCCGCCGGCCGCGGCCGCAGCCGGGTGCTGCAGGTCGCCGACCTCAAGCTCGACCTGACCACCCTGGAAGTCAGCCGCGGCGGCCGCGCCCTGCACCTGTACCCGGCCTGCCGCAAGCTGCTGGAAGTGTTGCTGCAGTCCAGCCCCGGCGCGGTCACCCGCGAGCGCCTGGAACACGCCTTGTGGGGCGACAGCCCGCCCGACGGCGACATGCTGCGTTCGCATATCTACGAATTGCGCCGCGCGGTCGACGGCCCCTACCCGATCAAACTGATCCAGACCTTGCCGCGCGTGGGCTACCGGCTCGCGATCCCGCCGGCCGCGGACCATGCGAGCGATGACGACGCCGGCTGA
- a CDS encoding FMN-dependent NADH-azoreductase: MTRLLHIDASARLHGSDSHAHGSHSRRLSQRFVRRWRELNPADEIVVRDVGLAPPTPVSDRWIHAAFTPPARREPWMAQVLAESDALVDELLAADLIVAGVPMYNFGVPAPFKAWIDNVVRVGRTFGFDRQREGEPYWPMLGDAGKTLVLLSSRGDYGYGAGERLAHINHVEPAVLTPMRYLGITDSHGAAVEYDEFGGEDLRVSIERAEAQVDGLVRRLSHERAARAAA; the protein is encoded by the coding sequence ATGACCCGCCTCCTGCACATCGACGCCAGCGCCCGCCTGCACGGCTCGGACAGCCACGCCCACGGCTCGCACAGCCGCCGCCTGAGCCAGCGTTTCGTCCGCCGCTGGCGCGAACTCAACCCCGCCGACGAGATTGTCGTGCGCGACGTCGGCCTCGCCCCGCCGACCCCGGTCAGCGACCGCTGGATCCATGCCGCCTTCACCCCGCCGGCCCGGCGCGAGCCGTGGATGGCGCAGGTGCTGGCCGAAAGCGACGCGCTGGTCGACGAGCTGCTGGCCGCCGACCTGATCGTCGCCGGCGTGCCGATGTACAACTTCGGCGTGCCCGCGCCGTTCAAGGCCTGGATCGACAACGTGGTGCGGGTCGGCCGCACCTTCGGCTTCGACCGCCAGCGCGAGGGCGAGCCGTACTGGCCGATGCTCGGCGACGCCGGCAAGACCCTGGTGCTGCTCAGCTCGCGCGGCGATTACGGCTACGGCGCCGGCGAACGCCTGGCCCACATCAACCATGTCGAACCGGCGGTGCTGACGCCGATGCGTTACCTCGGCATCACCGACAGCCACGGCGCGGCGGTGGAGTACGACGAATTCGGCGGCGAGGATCTGCGCGTCTCGATCGAGCGCGCCGAAGCGCAGGTGGACGGCCTGGTGCGGCGGCTCAGCCACGAACGCGCTGCGCGGGCCGCCGCATGA
- a CDS encoding phosphatase PAP2 family protein → MNRLASWPRSTAATSPALPGFAPSLSPRVFLLRHALWPLLAWLALSLLSMGLGGDFWLADRFYAWQGGQWSLQNAFLTEHVIHRFGRDASTAAWIGVFAFWLFARSRPALAPWRRPLAYLLLSTLIAIVLASGLKSLTNMDCPWDLTRYGGSREFFGLFDARPAALKRGVCFPAGHASAGYAWVALYFFFLMVRPRLRWAGLATGLGIGLLFGFSQQLRGAHFLSHDVWTLAISWFVALALYLAMARREAPAAVRDAVPLLGGAGR, encoded by the coding sequence ATGAACCGTCTCGCTTCCTGGCCCCGCTCGACGGCGGCCACTTCGCCTGCCTTGCCCGGCTTCGCGCCGAGTCTGTCGCCCCGTGTATTCCTGCTTCGCCATGCGTTGTGGCCGCTGCTGGCATGGCTGGCGCTGTCGCTGCTGAGCATGGGCCTAGGCGGCGACTTCTGGCTCGCCGACCGCTTCTACGCCTGGCAGGGCGGGCAGTGGAGCCTGCAGAACGCGTTTCTGACCGAGCACGTGATCCATCGCTTCGGCCGCGACGCCAGCACCGCGGCGTGGATCGGCGTGTTCGCGTTCTGGCTGTTCGCCCGCAGCCGTCCGGCGCTGGCGCCATGGCGCCGGCCGCTCGCCTATCTGCTGCTGTCGACCCTGATCGCGATCGTGCTGGCCTCGGGCCTGAAGTCGCTGACCAATATGGACTGCCCCTGGGACCTGACCCGCTACGGCGGCAGCCGCGAGTTCTTCGGCTTGTTCGACGCGCGGCCGGCCGCGCTCAAGCGCGGCGTGTGCTTCCCCGCCGGCCACGCCAGCGCGGGCTATGCCTGGGTCGCCTTGTATTTCTTCTTCCTGATGGTGCGGCCGCGTCTGCGTTGGGCCGGGCTCGCGACCGGGCTGGGGATCGGCCTGCTGTTCGGGTTCTCGCAGCAGTTGCGCGGCGCGCATTTCCTTTCGCATGACGTGTGGACCCTGGCGATCAGCTGGTTCGTCGCGCTCGCGCTGTATCTGGCGATGGCCCGGCGCGAGGCGCCGGCGGCCGTGCGCGATGCGGTGCCGCTGCTGGGAGGCGCCGGACGATGA
- a CDS encoding tautomerase family protein translates to MPHLNLQLSGSPDPDLSRRAAALIADLTVEVLGKPRELIAIAIHYVDRAHWFIDGRSLADWGRDAFHLDISITDETNTKGEKARYLQQVHAQLSALIGEVHETSYIHVIDARAAAYGYGGLTQERRYQLAQSSAKG, encoded by the coding sequence ATGCCGCACCTGAACCTGCAACTGTCCGGATCGCCGGACCCCGACCTCAGCCGCCGCGCCGCGGCCTTGATCGCCGACCTCACCGTCGAGGTGCTCGGCAAGCCGCGCGAGTTGATCGCGATCGCGATCCATTACGTCGACCGCGCGCATTGGTTCATCGATGGACGCTCGCTGGCCGACTGGGGCCGCGATGCGTTTCACCTCGACATCAGCATCACCGACGAAACCAACACCAAGGGCGAGAAGGCGCGTTATCTGCAGCAAGTGCACGCGCAACTATCGGCGCTGATCGGCGAGGTGCATGAGACCTCGTATATCCATGTGATCGATGCGCGGGCGGCGGCTTACGGCTATGGCGGGTTGACTCAGGAGCGGCGCTATCAGCTCGCCCAGTCGAGTGCGAAGGGTTGA
- a CDS encoding EcsC family protein — MSQSDPIEQGPNLFDDARDASDLKRAVALLETPSLTARMAALAGAPIEFGMSKLPKFAHRGIQKTVHAALHKAASAALWTVKDVPNKGSSTKTHKLAAAASGVAGGMFGALGLTLELPVTTVIMMRSVADIARSEGFSVSEPWVQAACVEVFAFGGNSKDDDASESGYYASRGVLSELTKNATRELVHLAGHRGAHQVTHAYAKKQGAAWMAKLIDAVATRFGVIITEKTAAQLVPVIGAATAATMNVLFTNHYQDMARGHFIVKRLERKYGAQVVEQAYRRIKAGEDALPVLEHGGE, encoded by the coding sequence ATGAGCCAAAGCGATCCGATCGAGCAGGGACCGAACCTTTTCGACGATGCGCGCGACGCATCCGACCTCAAGCGCGCGGTCGCGCTGCTGGAAACCCCGTCGCTGACCGCGCGCATGGCCGCGCTGGCCGGGGCGCCGATCGAATTCGGCATGTCCAAGCTGCCCAAGTTCGCTCACCGCGGCATTCAGAAGACCGTGCACGCGGCCTTGCACAAGGCCGCCTCGGCGGCGTTGTGGACGGTCAAGGACGTGCCGAACAAGGGCTCGTCGACCAAGACCCACAAACTCGCCGCCGCGGCTTCGGGCGTGGCCGGCGGCATGTTCGGCGCGCTCGGCTTGACCCTGGAGCTGCCGGTCACCACCGTGATCATGATGCGTTCGGTCGCCGACATCGCCCGCAGCGAGGGCTTCTCGGTATCCGAGCCGTGGGTGCAGGCGGCCTGTGTCGAGGTGTTCGCGTTCGGCGGCAACAGCAAGGACGACGATGCGTCGGAGTCGGGGTATTACGCCTCGCGCGGCGTGCTGTCGGAGTTGACCAAGAACGCCACCCGCGAGCTGGTGCATCTGGCCGGGCATCGCGGCGCGCACCAGGTCACTCATGCCTATGCCAAGAAGCAGGGCGCGGCGTGGATGGCCAAGCTGATCGACGCGGTGGCCACGCGCTTCGGCGTGATCATCACCGAGAAGACCGCCGCGCAGCTGGTGCCGGTGATCGGCGCGGCGACCGCGGCGACGATGAATGTGCTGTTCACCAATCACTATCAGGACATGGCGCGCGGGCATTTCATCGTCAAGCGGCTGGAGCGCAAGTACGGCGCGCAGGTGGTGGAGCAGGCTTATCGGCGGATCAAGGCGGGCGAGGACGCTTTGCCGGTGTTGGAGCACGGCGGCGAATGA
- a CDS encoding HipA family kinase — MRTVCATRYVTPLREGGSLPAVVEADDDGLYVMKFRGAGQGRKALIAEIIGGELARRLGLPVPEIVLIELDPDMARTEPDPEIQHLIRESAGLNLALDYLPGSVNYDPLVDRPSAELASRIVWFDAFVTNVDRTARNTNMLLWHRRLTLIDHGAALYFHHNWAGAADAAASRFAPIKDHVLLSLADQLMQADEALAAQITPDLVQAIVELIPDSWLIDEPGFSDAHEHRRAYADYLNRRARAPRAFVEEALHARSLQL, encoded by the coding sequence CTGAGAACCGTGTGCGCCACCCGTTACGTCACCCCGCTGCGCGAAGGCGGCTCGCTGCCGGCCGTGGTCGAGGCCGACGACGACGGTTTGTACGTGATGAAATTCCGCGGCGCCGGCCAGGGCCGCAAGGCGTTGATCGCCGAGATCATCGGCGGCGAACTCGCACGTCGGCTCGGCCTGCCGGTGCCCGAGATCGTGCTGATCGAACTCGACCCCGACATGGCGCGCACCGAACCCGACCCGGAAATCCAGCACCTGATCCGCGAAAGCGCGGGCCTCAATCTCGCCCTCGATTATCTGCCCGGCTCGGTCAACTACGACCCGCTGGTGGATCGGCCGAGCGCGGAACTGGCTTCGCGCATCGTCTGGTTCGACGCGTTCGTGACCAACGTTGACCGCACCGCGCGCAACACCAACATGCTGCTGTGGCACCGTCGCCTGACCCTGATCGATCACGGCGCGGCGCTGTACTTCCATCACAACTGGGCCGGTGCGGCCGATGCCGCGGCGAGCCGCTTCGCGCCGATCAAGGACCACGTGCTGCTGTCGCTGGCCGACCAACTCATGCAGGCCGACGAGGCACTGGCCGCGCAGATCACTCCAGATCTGGTGCAAGCCATCGTAGAACTGATTCCCGACAGCTGGCTGATCGACGAACCCGGCTTCAGCGACGCGCACGAACACCGCCGCGCCTATGCCGACTACCTCAACCGCCGCGCCCGCGCGCCGCGTGCTTTCGTCGAGGAGGCGCTGCATGCCCGTTCGCTCCAGCTATGA